Proteins co-encoded in one Astyanax mexicanus isolate ESR-SI-001 chromosome 1, AstMex3_surface, whole genome shotgun sequence genomic window:
- the sccpdhb gene encoding saccharopine dehydrogenase b yields the protein MAAGSRSGGDRPYHIIVFGASGFTGRFVVEEVARAASEGPGGSLRWAVAGRNRHRLERVLQQAAVDLSKPELKSVEIIVADVAHPESLEIMCKQGAIVLNCVGPYRFYGEPVVKACIENGAHYIDICGEPQFLEGMQLKFHSKAEAEGVFVIGSCGFDSIPADMGIFYTKSQFKGTLTAVESFLTVNTGPEGGCIHDATWQSAIFGFADSTSLRSLRKKFGHKPLPVVGAAIKKRGSFFYSKEIRQYSIPFMGSDPSVVKRTQRYLHQEHQQSPVQYTAYVGIGGAFSVVKTLFAGLMFWFMTKFSIGRSLLVQFPEVFSFGVFSKAGPSKKQMEGTSFCLSFFGEGYSDGRDPSHGKPDAAITTQIKGPEPGYIATPITMVQAAITLLNEPQSLPKTGGVYTPGSAFAGTTLIDRLNKHGVQFCLINAQKT from the exons ATGGCGGCGGGCTCTCGGTCAGGAGGCGACAGGCCGTATCATATAATCGTGTTCGGGGCTTCGGGCTTCACGGGCCGGTTCGTGGTGGAGGAGGTGGCGAGAGCGGCGTCAGAGGGGCCGGGCGGCAGTCTGAGGTGGGCCGTAGCCGGGAGAAACCGACACAGACTGGAGAGAGTCCTGCAGCAGGCCGCCGTAGACCTCA GTAAACCAGAGCTGAAGAGTGTGGAGATCATTGTGGCAGATGTGGCTCACCCTGAGTCTTTGGAAATCATGTGCAAGCAAGGTGCCATCGTCCTCAACTGCGTGGGGCCG TACAGGTTCTATGGCGAGCCGGTGGTGAAGGCCTGCATAGAGAATGGGGCTCATTACATTGACATCTGTGGAGAACCACAG TTTTTAGAAGGGATGCAGCTGAAGTTCCACAGCAAAGCGGAGGCAGAGGGGGTGTTTGTCATTGGGAGCTGTGGCTTTGATTCCATCCCAGCAGATATGGGCATATTTTACACAAAAAGCCAGTTCAAAG GAACCCTTACTGCTGTggagagctttttaactgtcaacACGGGACCAGAG GGGGGTTGTATCCATGATGCAACATGGCAGTCAGCCATCTTTGGCTTTGCAGACAGCACCAGTCTCAGAAGCCTGAGGAAGAAGTTTGGCCATAAACCTCTGCCTGTTGTGGGAGCAGCCATTAAAAAGAG GGGTTCTTTTTTCTACAGTAAAGAGATAAGGCAGTATTCCATTCCCTTCATGGGTTCTGATCCCTCAGTGGTGAAGAGGACCCAGCGTTACCTGCATCAGGAGCACCAGCAGTCCCCT gttCAGTACACTGCTTATGTAGGTATTGGTGGAGCATTCTCTGTGGTGAAGACCCTTTTTGCAGGCCTGATGTTTTGGTTCATGACCAAATTCAGTATTGGCAGGAGTCTTCTGGTACAG tttccagaggttttctccTTTGGGGTGTTCTCTAAGGCTGGACCATCGAAGAAGCAG ATGGAGGGAACCTCTTTTTGCCTCTCTTTCTTTGGAGAAGGTTACTCAGATGGCCGGGATCCCTCACATGGCAAGCCTGATGCTGCAATCACCACACAGATAAAAGGCCCAG AGCCTGGTTACATTGCCACTCCAATCACTATGGTGCAGGCAGCCATCACTCTGCTCAATGAGCCACAGTCCCTCCCAAAAAC GGGTGGTGTGTACACTCCTGGGTCTGCATTCGCAGGAACGACCTTGATTGACCGTCTCAACAAGCATGGAGTCCAGTTTTGTTTGATTAATGCTCAAAAGACATaa